One Sodalis praecaptivus DNA segment encodes these proteins:
- a CDS encoding YbdD/YjiX family protein: MFGQLGQAGKYLGQAARMLVGVPDYDHYVEHMRTQHPDTPAMTYEEFFRERQEARYGGNGKGGFRCC; the protein is encoded by the coding sequence ATGTTTGGACAGTTAGGCCAGGCGGGGAAATACCTGGGGCAGGCCGCCAGAATGCTGGTCGGCGTCCCGGACTATGATCATTATGTCGAACACATGCGCACGCAGCATCCCGATACGCCGGCAATGACCTATGAAGAGTTCTTCCGGGAACGTCAAGAAGCCCGTTATGGCGGAAACGGCAAGGGCGGCTTCCGCTGCTGCTAA